One genomic segment of Natranaeroarchaeum aerophilus includes these proteins:
- the hpt gene encoding hypoxanthine/guanine phosphoribosyltransferase translates to METLKRTLREAPIVDRGEYQYFVHPVTDCLPEVQPDLLREIATAFEAVVDLDRVDKIITAEAMGVHHAAALSMQTDIPFVVARKRAYGFEDEVAVHQTTGYAEDELYINCIEDGERLLFVDDVYATGGTIRAMCDAIAETGGELVEAAVVIRRQTGEEPVDLPIEVQHLLEVDIVDGEVVILDDVTAEATE, encoded by the coding sequence ATGGAGACGCTCAAGCGCACGCTGCGCGAGGCCCCCATCGTCGATCGAGGCGAGTACCAGTACTTCGTCCATCCGGTAACCGACTGCTTGCCGGAGGTCCAGCCGGACCTGCTACGCGAGATCGCAACTGCATTCGAGGCGGTGGTCGATCTCGATCGGGTCGACAAGATCATCACGGCCGAAGCGATGGGCGTCCATCACGCCGCGGCCCTGAGCATGCAGACGGATATTCCGTTCGTGGTCGCCAGAAAACGCGCGTACGGCTTCGAGGACGAGGTTGCGGTCCACCAGACGACCGGCTACGCCGAGGACGAACTCTACATCAACTGTATCGAGGATGGAGAGCGCCTGCTCTTTGTCGACGATGTCTATGCGACCGGCGGGACGATCCGAGCAATGTGTGATGCGATCGCCGAGACCGGCGGCGAACTCGTCGAGGCGGCGGTCGTCATCCGACGCCAGACGGGTGAGGAGCCGGTCGATCTACCGATCGAGGTCCAGCACTTGCTCGAAGTGGATATCGTAGATGGAGAAGTGGTGATCCTCGACGACGTGACGGCCGAGGCCACCGAGTAA
- a CDS encoding helix-turn-helix domain-containing protein: protein MTTQQDPRRNLAEKIAGEITLSDDPGATLRKWRTDFDASQTELADQLDISSSVISDYESGRRASPGISVINRIVEALLAIDERRGGDRIRQYARVLSAGFESDIVLDLREYSTSIPLGRFYDAIAATEIVEGEQESITGHTVIDSISAITRLSSEEFFRLYGQSTNRSLVFTGVTRGESPLVALRVVNPTPNAVVLHGLDPDDLWEHAPKLAAIDGYSLAVSNADVDGMLDSIRDLP, encoded by the coding sequence ATGACGACCCAGCAGGACCCCAGGCGAAACCTCGCCGAGAAGATAGCGGGCGAGATTACGCTGAGCGACGATCCCGGCGCAACCCTGCGTAAATGGCGAACCGATTTCGACGCCTCCCAGACCGAACTCGCCGATCAGCTCGACATCTCCTCGTCCGTTATCAGCGATTACGAGAGCGGCCGCCGGGCGAGTCCCGGCATCAGCGTTATCAATCGCATCGTCGAGGCGTTGCTCGCCATCGACGAGCGTCGCGGAGGCGACCGGATCCGCCAGTACGCCCGCGTACTCTCGGCCGGGTTCGAGAGCGATATCGTGCTCGATCTGCGCGAGTACTCGACCTCGATCCCGCTCGGTCGGTTCTACGATGCCATCGCCGCCACCGAAATCGTCGAGGGCGAACAGGAGTCGATAACCGGTCACACGGTAATAGACAGCATCAGCGCGATCACCCGCCTCTCCAGCGAGGAGTTCTTCCGACTGTACGGCCAGAGCACGAACCGGAGCCTCGTCTTTACCGGCGTCACCCGCGGGGAGTCGCCGCTAGTCGCGCTTCGCGTGGTCAATCCGACGCCAAACGCGGTCGTCCTCCACGGTCTCGACCCTGATGATCTCTGGGAGCACGCGCCGAAGCTGGCCGCGATCGACGGCTACTCACTGGCCGTCTCGAACGCCGATGTCGACGGGATGCTTGATTCGATCCGCGACCTGCCCTGA
- a CDS encoding metal-dependent hydrolase — translation MPSTVVHVAFAGLIGTALLARHFDAKSICIVMTVSAAIDLDTIIDIWIPGAHRAYFHNLVFPTLILLGLWWDVRWREESYVKGKWGDWGVRVTWVSMVALIFGHILLDAFFNGVNLFWPLHDRFYDLSGELLISDQRGLVQTFIDGETAEGTVAETHYTTGVNPTPGETPGDVERRFPIAGTGERFVLTITGFAVVAMRLYEERRRGE, via the coding sequence ATGCCCTCGACCGTCGTTCACGTCGCGTTCGCCGGACTGATCGGGACAGCACTGCTCGCACGCCACTTCGACGCGAAGTCGATCTGTATCGTCATGACCGTCAGCGCCGCTATCGATCTGGATACGATCATCGATATCTGGATTCCGGGCGCACACCGTGCGTACTTTCACAATCTCGTCTTTCCGACCCTGATACTGCTGGGGCTGTGGTGGGACGTCCGCTGGCGCGAGGAATCGTACGTCAAAGGCAAGTGGGGCGATTGGGGCGTCCGGGTTACCTGGGTCAGCATGGTCGCACTGATTTTTGGGCATATCCTGCTCGATGCCTTCTTCAACGGTGTAAACCTCTTCTGGCCGCTGCACGACCGGTTTTACGATCTCTCGGGCGAGCTCCTGATCTCGGATCAACGCGGGCTCGTCCAGACGTTCATCGACGGCGAGACCGCAGAAGGCACCGTTGCGGAGACACATTACACGACGGGTGTGAATCCCACGCCGGGAGAGACGCCCGGGGACGTAGAGCGGCGATTTCCCATCGCGGGGACCGGCGAGCGGTTCGTGCTGACGATCACAGGGTTTGCGGTCGTCGCGATGCGCCTGTACGAGGAGCGGCGTCGGGGAGAGTAA
- a CDS encoding DUF5812 family protein: MSKKAGTFVVTSADDESAVFRDVTNGQIHTLASNPDVSERDVVDATIEPEPPMDVVWSVVEIDARREIEIVDSDLSPTKQAREIATEQSVGDAERVERAGTGELHVISVPPSETAAATADVVDDLATLERAARLDAVRVEVRSDADEGLLNVRYLPD; this comes from the coding sequence GTGAGCAAAAAAGCTGGTACCTTCGTCGTCACCTCGGCCGACGACGAGTCGGCGGTCTTTCGTGACGTGACGAACGGGCAGATACACACGCTCGCCTCGAATCCCGACGTGAGCGAACGGGACGTCGTCGACGCGACCATCGAGCCGGAACCCCCGATGGACGTCGTCTGGTCGGTCGTCGAGATCGATGCTCGTCGGGAGATCGAGATCGTCGACTCCGATCTCTCGCCGACAAAACAGGCCAGAGAGATCGCTACAGAGCAGTCGGTCGGCGACGCCGAGCGCGTCGAACGTGCCGGAACTGGCGAACTTCACGTTATCTCTGTACCCCCATCGGAAACTGCGGCTGCCACCGCTGATGTGGTTGATGACCTCGCAACACTCGAACGCGCGGCCCGGCTCGACGCCGTCCGGGTCGAGGTCCGATCCGACGCCGACGAGGGGCTGCTCAACGTCAGATACCTCCCCGACTGA
- a CDS encoding glucose-6-phosphate isomerase: MDVDIGNALATEASPGISRAALERLDEDVAQAHERIQRGRANSDHGYAALNLPATAHPDTIRAAVEPFDDADHLLVVGIGGSALGAATLVDALDGDLSVHVLDNVDPAHINDLLQSVPLADAAVNVVSRSGTTAETLANFLVVRDAMDQAGVDWTDRTFVTTGDEGPLRDLAGTHDLPSLRVPDDVPGRFSVLSTVGLAAAVLDGHDIDAILAGAGEVADGLTGSLFECPAYAYGATTYALDARGAAVNAMMPYAESLETYAEWFAQLWAESLGKDGLGQTPVRTLGATDQHSQLQLYRAGPRNTMVTLVRPTERTDREIPTTDIEGLAYLGDSSLGELLDAEFAATEASLAAAGRPNVRVEIDRVDERGLGELLYGMEAACVLAGELYGVDTFQQPAVEWGKRAARGLLGGGEFEEADAVDAKTTLRIE, translated from the coding sequence ATGGACGTAGATATCGGTAACGCGCTCGCTACGGAGGCCTCTCCGGGGATCTCCCGCGCAGCGCTGGAACGACTTGACGAGGACGTCGCGCAGGCACACGAGCGGATCCAACGTGGTCGGGCGAACAGTGATCATGGCTACGCGGCGCTGAACCTTCCAGCGACAGCGCATCCGGACACGATCCGCGCTGCCGTCGAACCGTTCGACGACGCCGACCATCTTCTGGTCGTGGGCATCGGCGGAAGCGCGCTCGGCGCGGCGACGCTCGTGGACGCGCTGGACGGCGACCTCTCGGTCCACGTCCTCGACAACGTCGATCCGGCACACATCAACGACTTGCTGCAGTCCGTCCCGCTCGCCGACGCCGCCGTCAACGTCGTCTCACGCTCGGGGACGACTGCTGAGACGCTGGCGAACTTCCTCGTCGTCCGCGACGCCATGGACCAGGCAGGCGTCGACTGGACCGACCGGACGTTCGTGACAACCGGCGATGAAGGGCCGCTGCGGGATCTTGCCGGGACACACGATCTGCCAAGTCTGCGGGTCCCAGATGATGTTCCAGGCCGCTTCTCTGTACTCTCTACAGTCGGGCTTGCGGCGGCCGTACTCGACGGACACGACATCGACGCGATTCTTGCGGGGGCAGGCGAGGTCGCTGACGGCCTCACTGGCTCGCTGTTCGAGTGTCCCGCATACGCCTACGGCGCGACCACATACGCGCTGGACGCTCGCGGCGCAGCGGTCAACGCGATGATGCCCTACGCCGAGTCCCTGGAGACCTACGCGGAGTGGTTCGCACAGCTCTGGGCCGAGAGCCTGGGTAAGGACGGTCTCGGACAGACGCCAGTCCGGACCCTCGGCGCGACGGACCAGCACTCCCAGTTACAGCTCTACCGTGCAGGCCCGCGAAACACGATGGTGACGCTGGTTAGACCGACCGAACGGACCGACCGCGAGATTCCGACGACCGATATCGAGGGGCTTGCCTATCTCGGCGATAGCTCACTGGGCGAACTGCTCGACGCTGAATTCGCCGCAACCGAAGCGAGTCTCGCCGCGGCGGGACGCCCCAATGTCCGGGTGGAGATTGATCGAGTCGACGAGCGCGGTCTCGGAGAGCTCCTCTACGGGATGGAGGCCGCCTGTGTACTGGCGGGAGAACTCTACGGCGTCGATACGTTCCAGCAGCCCGCTGTTGAGTGGGGCAAACGTGCGGCTCGCGGCCTGCTCGGCGGTGGCGAGTTCGAGGAGGCCGACGCTGTCGACGCGAAAACGACATTGCGGATCGAATAG
- a CDS encoding CPBP family intramembrane glutamic endopeptidase, producing MDRERFVDMGIACAALTAAVTLQPWPSPAVVDDSLPIPVSPPLVATAFALLALAGFLGRRYGWLGRWTGVVATVGGSTGAVIPSVSVIVVLTDAGIAVSIWPPLAVGLGVTTGVIGMVDWAELRVDDLLDRLDTLLVASIVAVTAVLATGIFDVLVGSITTALLAVDRGLADAVTGQLAAAAGLWLVVVVYLYWREGGITSIDLRWLDTRDLLYCLGGFIGLLLVLLLSAELLAGLGVPSSPSGVTEGAPEPRPELFLAVLLISALLVGPVEELLFRSVIQRSLYSSFTRASSVVLSSILYAAIYLPAYATAPFSVALAGLSLAFTLSLVLAVTYARTDNVLVPALIHGAFNAFQYAVLYVAVVHEVGVG from the coding sequence ATGGACCGGGAGAGATTCGTCGATATGGGGATCGCCTGCGCGGCTCTCACTGCGGCCGTGACGCTCCAGCCCTGGCCTTCACCGGCGGTGGTTGATGATTCCCTTCCGATCCCGGTCTCACCGCCGTTGGTCGCCACCGCGTTCGCACTCCTAGCACTTGCCGGGTTTCTTGGCCGCCGGTACGGCTGGCTCGGCCGCTGGACCGGTGTGGTGGCAACGGTTGGCGGAAGTACAGGGGCGGTAATACCGTCGGTGTCCGTGATCGTCGTGCTGACCGACGCGGGGATTGCGGTATCGATCTGGCCGCCGCTGGCAGTTGGACTCGGCGTCACGACCGGTGTGATCGGGATGGTTGACTGGGCGGAACTTCGGGTCGACGATCTGCTCGACCGGTTGGACACGCTCCTCGTCGCCAGCATCGTCGCGGTGACTGCAGTCCTCGCTACCGGGATTTTCGATGTGCTGGTCGGTTCGATCACAACCGCCCTGCTGGCTGTTGATCGGGGGCTCGCAGATGCTGTGACTGGCCAGCTTGCGGCCGCAGCCGGACTCTGGCTCGTCGTGGTGGTGTATCTCTACTGGCGAGAGGGAGGGATTACCTCTATTGATCTACGCTGGCTGGACACGCGGGACCTACTGTACTGTCTCGGAGGATTCATTGGATTGTTGCTCGTCTTGCTTCTCAGTGCGGAGCTACTGGCTGGACTTGGAGTTCCCTCGTCGCCGTCTGGTGTCACCGAAGGCGCCCCCGAGCCCCGTCCTGAACTGTTCCTCGCTGTACTGCTCATCTCGGCGTTGCTGGTCGGGCCGGTCGAGGAACTGCTCTTTCGGAGCGTGATCCAGCGATCGTTGTACTCCTCGTTTACCCGGGCAAGCTCGGTCGTACTCAGTAGCATCCTGTACGCCGCGATCTATCTGCCGGCATACGCTACGGCTCCGTTCTCGGTCGCACTCGCCGGTCTCTCGCTGGCGTTCACCCTGTCGCTCGTACTGGCGGTCACCTACGCACGTACTGACAACGTCCTCGTCCCTGCGCTCATTCACGGCGCGTTTAACGCCTTCCAGTATGCGGTGCTGTACGTTGCCGTGGTACACGAGGTTGGAGTCGGGTGA
- a CDS encoding 50S ribosomal protein L16 has protein sequence MSEKPASMYRQIDKPSYTRREYMGGIPGSKIAQHQMGDLQADPDDYPVQISLVTEEAVQLRHGALESARLSANRHLIKEFGEGNYKMTLRKFPHQVLRENKQATGAGADRVSDGMRQSFGKIVGTAARIPEGDRIFTAWCDVDQAVEVKEAFRRSYNKLSPPCRIVVERGEEELVS, from the coding sequence ATGTCCGAGAAACCCGCCTCTATGTATCGGCAGATCGACAAGCCATCGTACACCCGCCGCGAGTACATGGGAGGAATTCCCGGCTCGAAGATCGCCCAGCACCAGATGGGTGATCTGCAGGCCGACCCCGACGACTACCCCGTCCAGATCAGTCTGGTCACCGAGGAAGCCGTTCAGTTGCGCCACGGCGCGCTCGAAAGCGCCCGCCTGTCGGCGAATCGCCACCTCATCAAGGAGTTCGGCGAGGGCAACTACAAGATGACGCTGCGGAAGTTCCCTCACCAGGTCCTGCGTGAGAACAAACAGGCAACCGGTGCCGGGGCCGACCGTGTCTCCGACGGAATGCGCCAGTCGTTCGGCAAAATCGTCGGTACGGCCGCCCGGATCCCCGAAGGCGACCGCATCTTCACCGCCTGGTGTGATGTCGACCAGGCCGTCGAGGTCAAAGAGGCCTTCCGCCGCTCGTACAACAAGCTCTCGCCGCCGTGTCGCATCGTCGTCGAGCGCGGCGAAGAGGAACTCGTCTCCTGA
- a CDS encoding ATP-grasp domain-containing protein, producing MIDLVAVNRAETFERIRDPLANRDIRLHHVPVTERTLALTDDAARRDEFDVGFVYPGRFMEGGVADALFDIPWINGREAVVTSRNKGGVIARLDAAGVPVPKTVMVSNPVGQDELTDVFERFEPPVVVKPNSATRGVGVAKVHDLDSFLGVVDYLDLVHDYRATGDKSFLVQEYVAGATDYRAMIVDGEYVGAVERRLPDDALRSGQWKHNVHRGADATGVDLPNHLRELAARVAAELDIPLLGVDLLVSEDRAVVSETNARPTVDAATKYEEGFYDRLAMLIEQVAKE from the coding sequence ATGATCGACCTCGTCGCGGTCAACCGCGCGGAGACGTTCGAGCGGATCCGCGACCCACTGGCAAACCGGGACATTCGACTTCACCACGTTCCAGTTACTGAGCGGACACTCGCACTGACTGACGATGCCGCCCGACGTGACGAGTTCGATGTCGGCTTCGTCTATCCGGGACGATTCATGGAAGGTGGGGTTGCCGACGCACTGTTCGATATCCCATGGATCAACGGCCGCGAGGCGGTCGTCACTTCACGAAACAAGGGTGGCGTGATCGCTCGACTCGATGCCGCTGGAGTTCCAGTTCCGAAGACGGTTATGGTCTCGAACCCAGTCGGCCAGGACGAGTTGACCGACGTTTTCGAACGGTTCGAGCCGCCGGTTGTCGTCAAGCCCAACTCGGCGACACGCGGTGTCGGCGTGGCGAAAGTCCACGATCTCGATTCCTTTCTGGGCGTCGTCGATTATCTGGATCTGGTGCACGACTACCGCGCGACCGGCGACAAGTCGTTTCTCGTCCAGGAGTACGTGGCGGGCGCGACCGACTATCGGGCGATGATCGTTGACGGCGAGTACGTCGGTGCCGTCGAACGGCGGTTGCCGGATGACGCGCTTCGCTCGGGGCAGTGGAAACACAACGTCCACCGTGGTGCGGACGCGACCGGTGTCGATCTGCCGAACCACCTGCGCGAGCTGGCCGCACGGGTAGCGGCGGAGCTAGATATTCCGTTGCTTGGGGTCGATCTGCTCGTCTCCGAGGATCGGGCGGTCGTCAGTGAGACGAACGCGCGGCCGACGGTCGATGCGGCGACGAAGTACGAGGAGGGCTTCTACGACCGACTGGCAATGTTGATTGAGCAAGTGGCAAAGGAATGA
- a CDS encoding Hsp20/alpha crystallin family protein produces MRRDDRDDPFDDLFREIERMMNDMMSGDVDFESSAGFESGPGFGTDTHVDIHETDDEIRVIADIPGVDKEAIDLKCDGEVLTISAANERRQYDDKVSLPGTVDEHSADATYNNGVLEVVFDRADDSADIDLD; encoded by the coding sequence ATGAGACGCGACGACCGGGACGATCCCTTCGACGATCTGTTTCGCGAGATCGAGCGGATGATGAACGATATGATGAGCGGTGACGTCGACTTCGAGTCCAGCGCTGGCTTCGAGTCCGGCCCCGGGTTCGGCACCGACACCCACGTCGACATCCACGAAACCGACGACGAAATCCGTGTGATCGCCGATATTCCCGGCGTCGACAAGGAAGCGATCGATCTCAAGTGCGATGGCGAAGTACTGACGATTTCCGCGGCGAACGAGCGCCGTCAATACGACGACAAGGTCTCTCTGCCGGGTACCGTCGACGAACACTCCGCGGATGCAACCTACAACAACGGCGTCCTCGAAGTCGTCTTCGACCGCGCCGATGACTCAGCGGACATAGACCTCGACTGA
- the gap gene encoding type I glyceraldehyde-3-phosphate dehydrogenase has translation MSGTADDPLRVGLNGFGRIGRNVFRAALEDDGIEIVAINDIMDVDDMAYLLKYDSVHGRTEDVSIDGETLVAGDASADVLTVKDPADLPWDEYDVDVAFECTGLFRTYDEAHSHVEAGADKALISAPAKGEKDVQTIVYGVNDDEYDGEDVVSNASCTTNSVSPIAKVLNDEFGIESGVLTTTHAYTGSQNLIDGPKAKTRRGRAAAENIVPTSTGAAQATTEVLPELEGKLDGMAMRVPVPNGSITDLTVDLAEEVSAEEVNAAFEEAANGELEGVLGYTEEELVSNDIIGEPYSSFVDANSTMKVEDGLVKVLAWYDNEVGFSNRMLDVAKFIVDEA, from the coding sequence ATGAGTGGAACTGCAGACGACCCGCTTCGTGTAGGACTGAACGGCTTCGGTCGTATCGGTCGCAATGTGTTCCGAGCAGCGCTCGAGGACGATGGTATCGAAATCGTCGCCATCAACGATATTATGGATGTCGACGATATGGCGTATCTCCTCAAGTACGACAGCGTCCACGGCCGGACCGAGGACGTCTCGATCGACGGCGAGACGCTCGTGGCCGGCGATGCGTCCGCCGATGTGCTCACGGTCAAGGATCCCGCAGATCTGCCGTGGGACGAGTACGACGTCGACGTCGCCTTCGAGTGCACCGGTCTCTTCCGCACCTACGACGAGGCCCACAGCCACGTCGAGGCAGGTGCCGACAAGGCGTTGATCTCCGCGCCCGCAAAGGGCGAGAAAGACGTCCAGACGATCGTGTACGGCGTCAACGACGACGAGTACGACGGCGAGGATGTCGTCTCGAACGCCTCCTGTACCACGAACTCCGTCTCCCCGATCGCGAAGGTGCTCAACGACGAGTTCGGCATCGAATCCGGCGTCCTGACGACGACGCACGCCTACACCGGCTCCCAGAACCTGATCGACGGCCCCAAAGCCAAGACCCGACGTGGTCGCGCGGCCGCCGAGAACATCGTCCCAACCTCGACCGGTGCCGCACAGGCGACCACCGAGGTCCTGCCGGAACTCGAGGGCAAGCTCGACGGGATGGCGATGCGTGTCCCGGTCCCGAACGGCTCGATCACGGACCTGACGGTCGATCTGGCCGAGGAGGTCTCCGCCGAGGAGGTCAACGCCGCGTTCGAGGAGGCCGCTAACGGCGAACTCGAGGGCGTGCTCGGCTACACCGAAGAGGAGCTCGTCTCCAACGACATCATCGGCGAGCCGTACTCCTCCTTCGTCGACGCCAACTCCACGATGAAAGTCGAGGACGGTCTCGTGAAGGTCCTCGCATGGTACGACAACGAAGTCGGCTTCTCGAACCGCATGCTCGACGTCGCGAAGTTCATTGTCGACGAAGCCTAA
- a CDS encoding phosphoglycerate kinase codes for MFETIDDLDDQQRLLMRIDVNAPVDDGEVQDNRRFVRHAETISELLADDHAVALMAHQGRPGRDTFVTLEQHADILAEHVGESVEYVPSTYGEEALDAIDDLESGDVILLENVRMTDEELADLTPEEHGETEFVQTLAPEFDAYVNDGYSVAHRAHTSIVGFPQVMDSYAGRVMSDEYEYNTSVERREFDGKVTMVLGGTKAEDVIAAMEHLDEKVDQFLLGGIVGHLFQRANGYDIGTDTPEGPGGLYDDNWEANEETIREVIDEYGDRISLPVDVAREGEDGERVTDRMENLQGSPDAYMDIGEATIDEYRPHVEESEAVLVKGALGVFEMEAFSYGTRGVLQAVAETDCFSVVGGGDTSRSVEMYDIGTENFNHLSIAGGAYLKALTGEPLAAIEALEK; via the coding sequence ATGTTCGAAACTATCGACGACCTCGACGACCAGCAACGACTCCTGATGCGCATCGACGTGAACGCCCCCGTCGACGACGGGGAGGTGCAGGACAACCGCCGGTTCGTCCGCCACGCCGAGACGATCTCGGAACTGCTCGCGGACGACCACGCAGTCGCGCTGATGGCCCACCAGGGCCGTCCGGGGCGTGACACGTTCGTTACGCTCGAACAGCACGCCGACATCCTCGCGGAGCACGTCGGCGAGTCCGTCGAGTACGTCCCCTCGACCTATGGCGAAGAAGCCCTCGACGCCATCGACGACCTCGAATCCGGCGACGTGATCCTGCTCGAAAACGTCCGGATGACCGACGAGGAACTCGCCGATCTGACGCCCGAAGAGCACGGCGAGACCGAGTTCGTCCAGACGCTCGCGCCCGAGTTCGATGCCTACGTCAACGACGGTTACTCGGTCGCCCACCGCGCACACACCTCGATCGTCGGCTTCCCGCAGGTCATGGACAGCTACGCTGGCCGGGTAATGTCCGACGAGTACGAGTACAACACCAGCGTCGAGCGCCGCGAGTTCGACGGGAAGGTCACGATGGTGCTCGGCGGGACGAAAGCCGAAGACGTCATCGCAGCGATGGAGCACCTGGATGAAAAGGTCGACCAGTTCCTGCTCGGCGGGATCGTCGGTCACCTGTTCCAGCGCGCGAACGGCTACGACATTGGGACGGACACGCCGGAAGGTCCCGGCGGTCTCTACGATGACAACTGGGAGGCAAACGAAGAGACGATCCGCGAGGTCATCGACGAGTACGGCGATCGGATCTCCCTGCCCGTCGACGTCGCCCGGGAGGGCGAGGATGGTGAGCGGGTCACCGATCGGATGGAGAACCTGCAGGGATCGCCCGACGCCTACATGGACATCGGCGAGGCGACGATCGACGAGTATCGCCCGCACGTCGAGGAGTCCGAGGCCGTCCTCGTGAAGGGTGCACTCGGCGTCTTCGAGATGGAGGCGTTCAGCTACGGGACCCGCGGCGTCCTGCAGGCGGTCGCCGAGACCGATTGTTTCTCGGTCGTCGGCGGTGGCGATACCTCCCGTTCGGTCGAGATGTACGATATCGGGACTGAAAACTTCAACCACCTCTCGATCGCTGGGGGCGCGTACCTGAAAGCGCTAACCGGGGAGCCGCTGGCGGCGATCGAAGCGCTCGAAAAGTAG
- a CDS encoding aminopeptidase produces MSELYEAAETAVQQCLNVGAEESCLIVTDDKRQPIGEALYDAATAVTDEATIIRYQPGDQHGEEPPAPVAAAMAESDVFLAPTTKSLSHTRARGTACESGARGATLPGITEDVFTTGLDADYDSIAAVSAELLETVQDADEIRVTTPAGTDITFAVGNRDWHTDTGIVHEPGEFSNLPAGEVFISPTSTDGAFVVDGTMRPHGLLAEGHQLSFEVEDGYVTEISDDEIRAQIETAGEEVGQDAYNLAELGIGTNVGVTELVGSVLLDEKAAGTVHIAIGDDAGIGGDTDAPLHMDGILREPTVFVDGQAIELPQPDR; encoded by the coding sequence ATGAGCGAGCTCTACGAGGCCGCAGAAACTGCAGTACAGCAGTGTCTGAATGTCGGTGCCGAGGAGTCCTGTCTGATCGTTACCGACGACAAGCGCCAGCCGATCGGCGAGGCGCTGTACGACGCCGCAACAGCGGTCACTGACGAGGCGACGATCATACGCTATCAGCCCGGCGACCAGCACGGGGAGGAGCCGCCAGCCCCGGTTGCCGCCGCAATGGCCGAGTCTGACGTCTTTCTTGCGCCGACGACCAAGAGCCTGAGCCATACCCGTGCGCGCGGAACTGCGTGTGAGTCGGGTGCACGCGGCGCGACGCTGCCGGGAATCACCGAAGACGTGTTTACGACCGGTCTCGACGCCGACTACGACTCGATCGCGGCGGTCTCCGCGGAGCTACTGGAGACCGTTCAGGACGCCGACGAGATTCGTGTCACGACGCCCGCAGGGACGGATATCACCTTCGCAGTGGGCAACCGGGACTGGCACACCGATACGGGAATCGTTCACGAGCCCGGCGAGTTCTCGAACCTGCCCGCTGGCGAGGTATTCATCAGTCCCACATCGACCGATGGGGCCTTCGTCGTCGACGGTACGATGCGGCCCCATGGCCTGCTCGCGGAGGGCCACCAGCTCTCCTTCGAGGTGGAGGACGGCTACGTCACCGAAATCAGCGACGACGAGATCCGCGCACAGATCGAGACCGCTGGCGAAGAGGTCGGACAGGACGCCTACAACCTCGCCGAACTGGGTATCGGGACGAACGTCGGTGTAACCGAACTGGTCGGATCGGTCCTGCTCGACGAAAAAGCAGCCGGAACAGTCCATATCGCGATCGGGGACGACGCCGGGATCGGTGGGGATACCGATGCGCCGCTTCACATGGATGGGATCCTGCGCGAGCCGACAGTGTTCGTGGATGGTCAGGCCATCGAGCTCCCACAGCCCGATCGGTAA
- a CDS encoding DUF5786 family protein, with protein MGFGSYDESEQENQDFDTDIDENNVGAGSEHDGEIEYEIGASNNELLDRLEEIKDE; from the coding sequence ATGGGATTCGGTAGCTACGACGAATCCGAACAGGAAAATCAGGATTTTGACACGGACATTGATGAGAACAACGTCGGCGCGGGCAGCGAGCACGACGGCGAGATAGAGTACGAAATCGGAGCATCGAACAACGAACTACTCGACCGTCTCGAAGAGATCAAAGACGAGTAA
- a CDS encoding DUF99 family protein codes for MQAGTRALGIAESYSGSADESYATLAGAVVRADRVVDGIGFDRTTVGGLDVTDAVCRLVDRDDVRLVLLSGIALSWYNLCDLRAVHDRIDRPVLSVSYGESDGLEAAIRREFDGEPLRKRLEIYWSLPCRRSVSVDGRTVFVRSIGDVETEAVVRRFTLGNARPEPVRVAKLAARAAHAYRHS; via the coding sequence ATGCAGGCCGGAACGCGGGCGCTTGGAATCGCCGAATCGTACAGCGGTTCGGCCGATGAGTCGTATGCCACGCTCGCGGGCGCGGTTGTTCGGGCTGATCGTGTAGTAGATGGTATCGGCTTCGATCGGACCACTGTCGGCGGGCTGGACGTGACCGACGCTGTCTGTCGTCTGGTCGACCGCGACGACGTTCGTCTTGTACTGTTATCGGGGATTGCACTCTCCTGGTACAACCTCTGTGATCTCCGGGCGGTACACGACCGGATCGATCGGCCGGTACTCTCGGTGAGCTACGGGGAAAGCGATGGGCTAGAAGCGGCGATACGGCGTGAATTCGACGGGGAACCGCTCCGGAAACGCCTGGAGATCTATTGGTCTCTGCCCTGCCGTCGATCAGTATCCGTCGACGGACGTACGGTTTTTGTTAGATCGATCGGTGATGTCGAGACAGAGGCAGTCGTCCGGCGATTTACCTTGGGCAATGCGCGGCCGGAGCCTGTACGTGTCGCCAAGTTGGCTGCACGGGCAGCACACGCCTATCGACATAGCTGA